The nucleotide window CCACAATACCAATGTCCGCAACACCGTGCTCAACATACGTCAGCACATCAACAGCTTTCACTAAAATAAAACTGACATTCGTGTTATGACTTTTAAAAACAAGTTTACGTCCCTTATCCTTCAGTTCCGTGCAATCGATCCCGATTTTCTCAAGAAGGGGTACAACTTGCTTTTCAAGTCTTCCCTTTGTTAGCGCAATTTGAATGTGACGCATGATGTTTCTCCTTCCTTCATAAGCTGCCATTTCTCTTTCCACTCATATTCAGCCAATCGATCGCCAGCTGTATCTATGACTCGTTGAACACCATGCCTTCTTGCAAAGTGAAAGGATTCCTGCAATGTTTCGCACATAGATAACTCTGCTTTCACACCGTCTTTTCCGAGCAAAGAACGCAAACGTTCTGCTTCCTCAATGGTTTCCAACGCATAATGAATCAACACTGCAGCCGGTTCAACCTCGGCAGGGGGCATTTGTTCTTTTAAAACGCGCACAATTTGATCAACTTGAAGTGCAAGACCTACCGCTGGAAGTGGCTCACCAAAATGCCCCATCAAATCATCATAGCGACCGCCACTTACAATTTCTTCGCCCACATCATTTGCATAGCCTCTAAAAATAACCCCTGTGTAATATTGTAAATTTTGTACCATCCCAAGATCTACAGACACATAATTCCCGTAGCCCAGTCTCGCAATAGTTTCATAAATTTGTCGCACACGCACAATAGCCTGCTTCATTTCTTTATTTGTCGCCAAGCGCTCTGCTTCCTCTACGATTTCTATGCCGCCAAACAAGCGCGGTAAACGTTGCAGCAAGCGAATTGTGGCATCTGTTTTATCAAAATTCTTTCTTTTCAAAAATTCAGTCAATCCTGTGTAGCTTTTGTTTTCAATATAACTACGCAGCACAATCTCATCATTTTCTGTTAACGATAACTTTTTAATGATAGACTTATATAGCTCTACTTGGCCAATTTCAATTTTAAACTGACTCACGCCAATTGCCTGTAGTGCGGTAATAGCACTCACAATACACTCTACCTCAGCGCGTAGATTATCAATACCAATGATTTCAATACCCGCTTGTGTTAACTCATTGTATTTACCAGCCAGACTTTTATTAGCGCGGAAAATATTACCGCTATATGTAAGCTTAAGCGGTGACTTCATCATTGTTGTGCCTACAACCCGCGCAATCGGGATTGTCATATCAGGACGCAATACTAAAATCCGCCCGCGATGATCAAAAAATTTATACATCCGTTCTTCGTCAATTGGTCGATTTTGAAACGAAAACACATCATAAAATTCAATTGTCGGTGTTCGAATTTCCTCATATCCGCGTGATATGAATACACGGCGCAGACGCTGTTCTACTTCTTCCTGTAGCGTACTATCTTCAAAAAACAAATCACGTGTACCAGTGGGATTTGCTCGCTTCCATTTTGTCATATGTCACACCTTCTTGTAAGTTGTTTGTTTACAAGATACATAGTAAGATTTCATCTGTCAAATTTTTTCGGTAACTGAAGTAGTCGTAGCTGTATAAAACAGATTTTTTATCCCATCCAAAAAAAACCTCCGAAATGTATTTCGGAGGTTATGCACGCATTGCTTCATATAAAGAAATTTCTTTTTCATATTGAAGGGTCATAGCGATATCATCCAAGCCACCGAGCAACTTTTCTTTCCAAATCGGATCAATATCAAATCTAAAAATATGTTCTGACGTACGTACTTCTTGCATCTCTAAATCAATGGTGATTTCCTCTCGTACACCAGACAGTACGTGGCGACTTTCTTCATTAAGTACTAACGGAAGCAGTCCATTTTTTGTACAGTTTATATAAAAGATGTCTGCAAAGCTTCCTGCAAGGATAGCACGGAAGCCATAATCATCTAATGCCCACGGCGCATGTTCTCGTGAGGAACCGCATCCAAAGTTATTACCTGCAATTAAAATAGTTGCATCTTTTTTTTGATTGAGTGGAAATTTCGGGTTTTCTGTTCTACCTTCCACATAACGCCACTCATCAAACAAAAATTCCCCAAATCCTGTTCGTTCAATGCGCTTTAAATATTGCTTAGGAATAATTTGATCCGTATCAATATTGTCACGAAGCAATGCGACTGCTTTTCCCTTATGCGTACGAAATGGCTTCACGGTACTCCTCCTTTCGAATATCCACAAACTTACCGTATACGGCAGCAGCCGCAGCCATTGCTGGACTGACTAAATGTGTACGTGCTCCTTTGCCTTGACGCCCTTCAAAGTTTCGATTAGACGTAGAGGCACAATGCTCGCCGTTTGGCACTTGATCAGGATTCATACCAAGACACATGGAGCAGCCAGCCTCGCGCCATTCAAAACCGGCCTCAATAAAAATGGTGTGCAACCCTTTTGCCATCGCAGCGTTGCGCACTGCTTTTGATCCAGGTACAACCAACGCTCGAACACCATCTCTTACCTTTTTACCTTTAATATAAAGTGCTGCCTCCTCCAAATCAGATAACCTTGAATTTGTACAAGAACCAATAAATACATGTTGCACTGGAATATTCGAAACGGATTGACCAGGCTTCAACCCCATATATACATAGGCACGATCTTCATTCTCATCTGTAACTGGAGGCAACACCTCATCGACACGTACGCCCATACCTGGATTTGTTCCCCATGTTACATAAGGAGCCAGATTGGATACATTAATATGAATGGACTTATCATAAGATGCACCGTTATCTGTAAATAAATCCATGACCTTTGGAGATGTGTAGCGTCTATTCTGTAAGTATGACCACGTAATTTCATCAGGTGCGATTAATCCTGCCTTAGCACCTCCTTCAATTGCCATGTTACAAAGTGTCATTCTCTCTTCCATAGAAAGGCGCCTCACTGCCTCTCCGTAAAATTCAATAATATGACCTGTTCCCATCGCAACACCATGTGTTGCTAAAAGGTGCAAAATGACATCCTTTGCATATACCCCTTTAGGCAATACACCACTGAGTTCAACTCCCATAGATTTGGGCTTCTTCTGCCACAGTGTTTGTGTGGCTAGCACATGCTCTACTTCGCTTGTACCAATACCGAACGCCAAGGCACCAAATGCACCGTGCGTTGAGGTGTGACTATCACCACATACAATGGTTTTCCCAGGCTGTGTTAATCCGAGCTCCGGACCAATAACATGTACAATACCCTGTCTTTCATCGTCTAAATCAGCAAGCTCAATTTCAAATTCTTTACAATTCATACGAAGCGCATCCATTTGTTTTTGAGCAATTCGATCAGTCACATTCCAGACCTCTCTTGTAGGTACATTATGATCCATAGTAGCGAAGGTTAAATCCGGTCGACGAACTTTTCTATCGTTTAACCGCAAGCCTTCAAAGGCTTGCGGTGAAGTAACTTCATGCACGAGATGTAAATCAATGTACAGTAAATCATAGCCATTTCTACTTGCCACAACATGACGCTCCCAAAGCTTATCTAGCAAAGTCTTCATACACGACCCCTCCCTACCAAAACCTGCGCTTCTAACTCTTGCAACACATAATTTGTAAACGATGAAGTTGTTTCTTTTCCTCCCAAATCACCCGTTGCTTTACCAGCCTTTAGTACACTTTGAATTGCCTGTTCGATTGCACTTGCTTCGGCCGACAAACCAAAGGATTGTTGCAACATCATTGCAACAGAGCGAATCATCGCAATCGGATTTGCTCGATCCGCTTCTAAATCAGGAGCAGAACCATGAATTGGTTCATATAAAGAAGGGCCCTGCTCAGCATGACTCGCAGATGGTAGCATCCCTAAAGACCCACTTAAAACCGACGCTTCATCGCTTAAAATATCTCCAAATAAGTTTTCTGTCACAATCACATCGAAGCGCCCTGGATTTTTAATCATTTCCATCGCCGCCGCATCCACAAGTAAATGCTCAAGCACAATGCCTTGATAACGAAGCGATACTGCTTCTGTTACCTCACGCCATAGTTTGCTGGACTCCAGTACATTGGCTTTATCAATACTCGTCACCTTTTTTCTTCTTGTTGCTGCCAATTTAAATGCATATTCTACAATGCGTTCTACTTCTCTTCTGCTATAAGTCAATGTATCCGTTGCTTGTTCTCTCGTTCGATGCTTTGGATACGAAAAATAGATACCACCTGTTAGCTCTCTCACTACAACGAAATCTACGTTCTTTGCACGCTCTTCTTTTAACGGCGATAAATGCAAAGTAGCTTCATCTACTGTAACAGGACGAACATTTGCATATACCCCAAGTGCCTTGCGAAGTGCAAGCAACCCTTTTTCTGGGCGTTCGGGCGCTGTATCCCAACGCGGACCACCGACTGCTGCAAGCAATACAGCATCGCTTGCCAGACAAGCAGCTAATGTACGAGCCGGAAGCGGGTGTCCATATGTATCGATGGCCGCTCCGCCAAACAACTCATCCTGTAAGTGAAACTTGTGCTGGTATAAACGTTCAATCATGTGTAAAACACGTTTCCCGGCAGCCATTACTTCTGGACCAATTCCGTCACCTGCTAAGCATACGATTCGTTTTTCCATCCATTTCACTCCTTTTAAGTAGTTTTCCTGCGGCATGCACATAGGCTCGTGCCGATGCTTCTAACACATCTTGTGCAACGCCGAACCCTGTGACCCGAGTAGCTCCTTCCAATTCCACATGTACATGCGCTAATGCATCTTGGCCTTGTGTAATGGATTGAATGCGGTAATCTACAAGCTTGCAATTTAGTTGTAAAATGCGATCAATTGCATTGTAAATGGCTTCGATGCTACCCGCTCCTGTTGCAGCATCTTCTAGCACATTACCTTTTGCATCCTCGATTACGACCGTTGCGGATTGAGTGCCGTTTGAGATGAAATGCGCTTGCAAATGTTTAACTTCATAAGGCTGATGCAAAAGAGAGGTTTCCCCTAAGATAAGGGCGTGTAAATCTTCTTCTGTTACTTCTTTTTTACGATCAGCTAGCTGTTTAAATGTCCGAAAGGCACGATCTCTTTCTTCCTCTGTAAACTCGTAACCAATTTCTTTCATGCGCTCTGTAAAGGCATGACGACCAGAGTGCTTACCAAGTACCAATTTATTTTGTTCCTCACCTACAAGCTGCGGTGAGATAATCTCATAGGTAGATGCTTCCTTTAATACGCCGTCTTGATGAATACCTGATTCATGAGCAAATGCATTTGCGCCTACAATTGCCTTGTTTTTTGGTACAACCATTCCAGTTAAGCGACTTACTAGCGCGCTTGTTGCTTTAATTTCTTTCAATACAAGATTTGTTTGTGCCTCGTAATAATCCTGACGTATACGCAAGGCAACTGCAAC belongs to Ectobacillus sp. JY-23 and includes:
- a CDS encoding 2-isopropylmalate synthase; translation: MKHIQFMDTTLRDGEQSAGVNLNPQEKLQIAKQLERLGIHVMEAGFASASLGDFQSVQEIGRVIQHASVMSLARAKESDIREAYEALKGAVAPRLHVFIATSDIHLKYKLRMSRLEVLASIRESVKLAKSLFPTVQFSAEDATRTERAFLAQALEEAIRCGADVVNIPDTVGYTNPQEYLSLFRYMQQHVPSYEKAVFSCHCHDDLGLAVANSLAAIEGGALQVEGTINGIGERAGNAALEEVAVALRIRQDYYEAQTNLVLKEIKATSALVSRLTGMVVPKNKAIVGANAFAHESGIHQDGVLKEASTYEIISPQLVGEEQNKLVLGKHSGRHAFTERMKEIGYEFTEEERDRAFRTFKQLADRKKEVTEEDLHALILGETSLLHQPYEVKHLQAHFISNGTQSATVVIEDAKGNVLEDAATGAGSIEAIYNAIDRILQLNCKLVDYRIQSITQGQDALAHVHVELEGATRVTGFGVAQDVLEASARAYVHAAGKLLKRSEMDGKTNRMLSR
- a CDS encoding ATP phosphoribosyltransferase regulatory subunit, giving the protein MTKWKRANPTGTRDLFFEDSTLQEEVEQRLRRVFISRGYEEIRTPTIEFYDVFSFQNRPIDEERMYKFFDHRGRILVLRPDMTIPIARVVGTTMMKSPLKLTYSGNIFRANKSLAGKYNELTQAGIEIIGIDNLRAEVECIVSAITALQAIGVSQFKIEIGQVELYKSIIKKLSLTENDEIVLRSYIENKSYTGLTEFLKRKNFDKTDATIRLLQRLPRLFGGIEIVEEAERLATNKEMKQAIVRVRQIYETIARLGYGNYVSVDLGMVQNLQYYTGVIFRGYANDVGEEIVSGGRYDDLMGHFGEPLPAVGLALQVDQIVRVLKEQMPPAEVEPAAVLIHYALETIEEAERLRSLLGKDGVKAELSMCETLQESFHFARRHGVQRVIDTAGDRLAEYEWKEKWQLMKEGETSCVTFKLR
- the leuB gene encoding 3-isopropylmalate dehydrogenase — encoded protein: MEKRIVCLAGDGIGPEVMAAGKRVLHMIERLYQHKFHLQDELFGGAAIDTYGHPLPARTLAACLASDAVLLAAVGGPRWDTAPERPEKGLLALRKALGVYANVRPVTVDEATLHLSPLKEERAKNVDFVVVRELTGGIYFSYPKHRTREQATDTLTYSRREVERIVEYAFKLAATRRKKVTSIDKANVLESSKLWREVTEAVSLRYQGIVLEHLLVDAAAMEMIKNPGRFDVIVTENLFGDILSDEASVLSGSLGMLPSASHAEQGPSLYEPIHGSAPDLEADRANPIAMIRSVAMMLQQSFGLSAEASAIEQAIQSVLKAGKATGDLGGKETTSSFTNYVLQELEAQVLVGRGRV
- the leuD gene encoding 3-isopropylmalate dehydratase small subunit, with product MKPFRTHKGKAVALLRDNIDTDQIIPKQYLKRIERTGFGEFLFDEWRYVEGRTENPKFPLNQKKDATILIAGNNFGCGSSREHAPWALDDYGFRAILAGSFADIFYINCTKNGLLPLVLNEESRHVLSGVREEITIDLEMQEVRTSEHIFRFDIDPIWKEKLLGGLDDIAMTLQYEKEISLYEAMRA
- the leuC gene encoding 3-isopropylmalate dehydratase large subunit; translated protein: MKTLLDKLWERHVVASRNGYDLLYIDLHLVHEVTSPQAFEGLRLNDRKVRRPDLTFATMDHNVPTREVWNVTDRIAQKQMDALRMNCKEFEIELADLDDERQGIVHVIGPELGLTQPGKTIVCGDSHTSTHGAFGALAFGIGTSEVEHVLATQTLWQKKPKSMGVELSGVLPKGVYAKDVILHLLATHGVAMGTGHIIEFYGEAVRRLSMEERMTLCNMAIEGGAKAGLIAPDEITWSYLQNRRYTSPKVMDLFTDNGASYDKSIHINVSNLAPYVTWGTNPGMGVRVDEVLPPVTDENEDRAYVYMGLKPGQSVSNIPVQHVFIGSCTNSRLSDLEEAALYIKGKKVRDGVRALVVPGSKAVRNAAMAKGLHTIFIEAGFEWREAGCSMCLGMNPDQVPNGEHCASTSNRNFEGRQGKGARTHLVSPAMAAAAAVYGKFVDIRKEEYREAISYA